A part of Chitinimonas koreensis genomic DNA contains:
- a CDS encoding N-acetylglucosamine-6-phosphate deacetylase, with protein MKPQALHGRILTPAGWLQGRIDFAERVLGLSEADAAAADAAAAGAEPQCLILPGFVDLHVHGGAGIDVMMGGDSAAAVARLHARHGTTALLATTMTASEDDIVRALQGIARNIAAQPADGARILGVHLEGPYLSLLRLGAQPPLVVPATLEQVRRLHALAPIKVLTMAPEIPGQLELIGPISALGIRVQVGHSAGSYDDGVAALAAGAAGFTHLFNGMTALDHYEPGIAAAALAHAEYAEIIPDLQHVHPGALRSALRAIPKLYGITDATAATGMPDGEYALGPQRVYKCMGCVRLASGGSLAGSALTMDQALRNLVSIGLDLADASQRLSRFPADYLGLTDRGRLQPGAWADLVVLDAQLQVRQVFVEGRAIPLAG; from the coding sequence ATGAAGCCCCAGGCGCTGCACGGCCGCATCCTGACGCCCGCGGGCTGGCTGCAGGGCCGCATCGACTTCGCCGAGCGGGTGCTGGGCCTGAGCGAGGCCGACGCCGCGGCGGCCGATGCCGCGGCGGCCGGTGCCGAGCCGCAGTGCCTGATCCTGCCCGGCTTCGTCGACCTGCACGTGCACGGCGGCGCCGGCATCGACGTGATGATGGGCGGCGACAGCGCCGCCGCGGTGGCCCGGCTGCACGCGCGCCACGGCACCACCGCGCTGCTGGCCACCACCATGACCGCGTCGGAAGACGACATCGTGCGGGCGCTGCAGGGCATCGCCCGGAACATCGCCGCACAGCCGGCCGACGGCGCGCGCATCCTCGGCGTCCACCTCGAAGGCCCCTACCTGAGCCTGCTCCGGCTCGGCGCCCAGCCGCCGCTGGTGGTGCCGGCCACGCTCGAGCAAGTGCGCCGGCTGCACGCGCTGGCGCCGATCAAGGTGCTGACCATGGCGCCCGAGATTCCCGGCCAACTCGAACTGATCGGGCCGATCAGCGCGCTGGGCATCCGCGTCCAGGTCGGCCACAGCGCCGGCAGCTACGACGACGGCGTGGCGGCGCTCGCGGCCGGCGCGGCCGGTTTCACCCACCTGTTCAACGGCATGACCGCGCTCGACCACTACGAGCCCGGCATCGCCGCCGCCGCGCTGGCGCACGCCGAGTACGCCGAGATCATCCCCGACCTGCAGCACGTCCACCCCGGCGCCTTGCGGTCCGCGCTGCGCGCCATTCCCAAGCTGTACGGCATCACCGACGCCACCGCCGCCACCGGCATGCCCGACGGCGAATACGCGCTGGGCCCGCAGCGCGTATACAAATGCATGGGCTGCGTGCGGCTGGCGTCCGGCGGCTCGCTGGCCGGCAGCGCGCTGACCATGGATCAGGCGCTGCGCAACCTGGTGTCGATCGGCCTGGACCTGGCCGACGCCTCGCAGCGGCTGTCGCGCTTCCCGGCCGACTACCTGGGCCTGACCGACCGCGGCCGGCTGCAGCCGGGCGCCTGGGCCGACCTGGTGGTGCTCGACGCGCAATTGCAGGTGCGGCAGGTGTTCGTCGAAGGCCGGGCGATTCCGCTGGCCGGCTGA
- a CDS encoding histone deacetylase family protein, whose product MLTVYSDQHRLHAPAFEILDGELTPVFEKPERADLVLARVRERQLGPVALPSSYGLAAARRVHRDDYLDYLAGAHAEWLAAGHKGDVLPYVYPVRSLRQLAPRHIDGKAGYYAMDASAPICAGTWQAAQASLDCALTGLDALLAGARGAFALCRPPGHHAGTDFAGGYCYLNNAAIAAQAWRDAGAAKVALLDVDYHHGNGSQAIFYRRADVVFASIHGHPADEYPFFLGYADERGEGDGLGSNFNYPLPLGSGFALWRAALDDACAQIARSGATALVVSLGVDTFKDDPISQFKLDSDDYLRIGERIAALGVPTLFVLEGGYAVADIGVNAVNVLEGFESAQR is encoded by the coding sequence ATGCTCACCGTCTACTCCGACCAGCACCGCCTGCACGCGCCCGCCTTCGAGATCCTCGACGGCGAACTGACCCCGGTATTCGAAAAGCCCGAACGCGCCGACCTGGTGCTGGCGCGCGTGCGGGAACGGCAACTCGGGCCGGTGGCCCTGCCGTCCTCCTACGGCCTGGCGGCCGCTCGGCGGGTGCACCGCGACGACTACCTCGACTATCTCGCCGGCGCGCACGCCGAATGGCTGGCGGCCGGCCACAAGGGCGACGTGCTGCCCTATGTCTACCCGGTGCGCAGCCTGCGCCAGCTGGCGCCGCGCCATATCGACGGCAAGGCCGGCTATTACGCGATGGACGCCAGCGCGCCGATCTGTGCCGGCACCTGGCAGGCGGCGCAGGCTTCGCTCGACTGCGCGCTGACCGGGCTGGATGCGCTGCTGGCCGGCGCGCGCGGCGCCTTCGCGCTGTGCCGGCCGCCCGGCCACCACGCCGGGACCGATTTCGCCGGCGGCTATTGCTACCTGAACAACGCCGCCATCGCCGCCCAGGCCTGGCGCGACGCCGGCGCCGCCAAGGTGGCGCTGCTGGACGTCGACTACCACCACGGCAACGGCAGCCAGGCGATCTTCTACCGCCGCGCCGACGTGGTGTTCGCCTCGATCCACGGCCATCCGGCCGACGAGTACCCGTTCTTCCTCGGCTATGCCGACGAGCGCGGCGAAGGCGACGGGCTGGGCAGCAACTTCAACTATCCCCTGCCGCTGGGCAGCGGCTTCGCGCTGTGGCGCGCCGCGCTGGACGACGCCTGCGCGCAGATCGCCCGCAGCGGCGCCACGGCGCTGGTGGTGTCGCTGGGCGTGGACACCTTCAAGGACGACCCGATCTCGCAGTTCAAGCTGGACAGCGACGACTACCTGCGCATCGGCGAGCGGATCGCAGCGCTGGGCGTGCCGACGCTGTTCGTGCTCGAAGGCGGCTACGCGGTGGCCGACATCGGCGTCAACGCGGTGAACGTGCTGGAAGGCTTCGAAAGCGCCCAGCGGTAG
- a CDS encoding polyamine ABC transporter substrate-binding protein, with translation MTKTSEYKPMVKPYLDILAAGAVATLSLTAQAAGQLNIYNWNDYVGAQTVPSFERANGVKVNYDVYDSNETLQAKLLTGKSGYDIVVPSLEFAARQIQAGVYLPLDKSRIPNWGNLNPEILKKAEMADPGNKFLVPYMWGTTAFGINVDKVKKVLGAEPLPADEWELIFNPKYTRKLKSCGISFLDIGSDVYSMVNIYLGRDANDYSEARLKAANEVLKQVRADVRVFNSSPIDLLAGGDVCVAMAFNGDTYMAKDRAEKAGNGQKIEYVVPKKGTVMSIESMAIPKDARNVDNAHKWIAHVLEPKVAAEISNTVNYANPNLKSAPFVDKKIAGDPKIFLTQEALARLTARQPIAPAAQKLIGRYFNLFKTAR, from the coding sequence ATGACCAAGACAAGCGAGTACAAGCCGATGGTTAAGCCATACCTGGACATCCTCGCGGCGGGCGCCGTGGCGACCCTGTCGCTGACGGCCCAGGCCGCCGGCCAGCTGAACATCTACAACTGGAACGATTACGTCGGCGCGCAGACCGTGCCCAGCTTCGAGCGGGCCAACGGCGTCAAGGTCAACTACGACGTCTACGACAGCAACGAGACGCTGCAGGCCAAGCTGCTGACCGGCAAGTCGGGCTACGACATCGTGGTGCCCTCGCTCGAATTCGCCGCCAGGCAGATCCAGGCGGGCGTCTACCTGCCGCTGGACAAGTCCAGGATTCCCAACTGGGGCAACCTCAACCCCGAGATCCTGAAGAAGGCCGAAATGGCCGACCCGGGCAACAAGTTCCTGGTGCCCTATATGTGGGGCACCACCGCCTTCGGCATCAACGTCGACAAGGTGAAGAAGGTGCTCGGCGCCGAGCCGCTGCCGGCCGACGAGTGGGAGCTGATCTTCAATCCGAAGTACACCCGCAAGCTCAAGTCCTGCGGCATCTCCTTCCTGGACATCGGCAGCGACGTCTATTCGATGGTCAACATCTACCTCGGCCGCGACGCCAACGACTACAGCGAGGCCCGGCTCAAGGCCGCCAACGAGGTGCTCAAGCAGGTGCGCGCCGACGTGCGGGTGTTCAACAGCTCGCCGATCGACCTGCTGGCCGGCGGCGACGTCTGCGTGGCGATGGCCTTCAACGGCGACACCTACATGGCCAAGGACCGCGCCGAGAAGGCCGGGAACGGGCAGAAGATCGAATACGTGGTGCCGAAGAAGGGAACCGTGATGTCGATCGAAAGCATGGCGATCCCGAAGGACGCCCGGAACGTCGACAACGCCCACAAATGGATCGCGCACGTCCTCGAGCCCAAGGTGGCGGCCGAGATCTCCAACACCGTCAATTACGCCAATCCCAATCTCAAGTCGGCGCCGTTCGTGGACAAGAAGATCGCCGGCGATCCCAAGATCTTCCTGACCCAGGAAGCGCTCGCCAGGCTGACGGCCAGGCAGCCGATAGCGCCGGCGGCGCAGAAGCTGATCGGCCGCTATTTCAACCTGTTCAAGACCGCCAGGTAG
- a CDS encoding M24 family metallopeptidase, whose translation MAFTPEELQQLQDLVDERVEARRAPFSGEEYRARLARLRAAMTAAGVDLVLLSSPESQCWLHGYQARWYRTGSSTAWPPVNFTAVHRDHDRLIVFDTQDHAHLIAFTSIATDLRHPAGGDPDLDGAHAYVLEALAAETPSWLSGTVGIEKWSPRQNAATTDNLATQLQRRDLAVRDVSVMLRALQSIKSDEEIALIRAASLILDRAYARLEQVLKPGMTERQVWALMETYMADEGGETSALHNTVSRTRNYCHALSGDRPIGQGQLLLDPCAVLHRYHANTARQFFLGKAVPDALQRASSVAAGALEVLLEFGKVGAAFSKVSDELQRYYEREGLWGIRDWIGGYQLGIAFPPDWVGEFTWSVEEDSADTRIIEHGLVTNFESFVGGAGFIDTIVFLDEARGGTQVLSGRQRVICLIDNE comes from the coding sequence ATGGCCTTCACGCCGGAAGAACTGCAGCAGCTGCAGGACCTGGTCGACGAGCGGGTCGAGGCACGCCGCGCCCCGTTCTCCGGCGAGGAATACCGCGCGCGCCTGGCGAGGCTTCGGGCCGCGATGACGGCGGCCGGGGTCGACCTGGTGCTGCTGTCCTCGCCGGAATCGCAGTGCTGGCTGCATGGCTACCAGGCGCGCTGGTACCGCACCGGTTCGAGCACGGCCTGGCCCCCGGTCAACTTCACGGCCGTCCACCGCGATCACGACCGCCTGATCGTGTTCGACACCCAGGACCATGCCCACCTGATCGCCTTCACCTCGATCGCCACCGACCTCCGGCACCCCGCAGGCGGCGACCCGGACCTGGACGGCGCGCATGCCTACGTGCTGGAGGCGCTCGCTGCCGAAACGCCGTCCTGGCTGAGCGGAACGGTGGGGATCGAAAAATGGTCGCCGCGGCAGAACGCGGCCACCACCGACAACCTGGCGACGCAGTTGCAGCGCCGCGATCTGGCGGTGCGGGACGTCTCGGTCATGCTGCGCGCGCTGCAAAGCATCAAGTCCGACGAGGAGATCGCGCTGATCCGCGCGGCCTCGCTGATCCTCGACCGGGCCTATGCCAGGCTGGAACAGGTCCTGAAGCCCGGCATGACCGAGCGCCAGGTGTGGGCCCTGATGGAAACCTACATGGCCGACGAAGGCGGCGAAACCAGTGCCTTGCACAACACCGTTTCGCGTACCCGCAACTACTGCCACGCGCTGTCCGGCGACCGGCCGATCGGCCAGGGCCAGTTGCTGCTCGACCCGTGCGCGGTGCTGCACCGCTACCACGCCAATACCGCGCGCCAGTTCTTCCTGGGGAAGGCGGTGCCGGACGCGCTGCAGCGGGCCAGCAGCGTCGCGGCCGGCGCGCTCGAAGTGCTGCTGGAGTTCGGCAAGGTCGGGGCGGCGTTCAGCAAGGTGAGCGACGAGCTGCAGCGGTATTACGAGCGCGAAGGGCTGTGGGGTATCCGCGACTGGATCGGCGGCTACCAGCTCGGCATCGCCTTCCCGCCCGACTGGGTGGGCGAGTTCACCTGGAGCGTCGAAGAGGACAGCGCCGACACGCGGATCATCGAGCACGGCCTGGTCACCAACTTCGAGAGCTTCGTCGGCGGCGCCGGCTTCATCGACACCATCGTCTTCCTCGACGAGGCGCGCGGCGGCACCCAGGTGCTGTCGGGCCGCCAGCGCGTGATCTGCCTGATCGACAACGAGTGA
- a CDS encoding ComF family protein, protein MPLHPARLRERGFNQSQLLAQRLATALGLPLDRHAVRRIKDTPPQASLPWDERRRSIRGAFAVADGLAGRHVALVDDVMTTGASLDELARSLLAAGAVRVDCWVAARALRD, encoded by the coding sequence ATGCCGCTGCATCCGGCCCGGCTGCGCGAGCGCGGCTTCAATCAATCGCAGTTGCTGGCGCAGCGGCTGGCGACCGCGCTGGGCTTGCCGCTGGATCGGCATGCCGTACGCCGGATCAAGGACACGCCGCCGCAGGCCAGCCTGCCGTGGGACGAACGCCGCCGCAGCATCCGCGGCGCCTTCGCAGTGGCGGACGGGCTGGCCGGCCGCCATGTCGCGCTGGTCGACGACGTGATGACCACCGGCGCCAGCCTCGACGAGCTGGCGCGCAGCCTGCTCGCGGCCGGCGCCGTGCGGGTCGACTGCTGGGTGGCCGCACGGGCGCTACGCGACTGA
- the nadC gene encoding carboxylating nicotinate-nucleotide diphosphorylase encodes MIPLPPAHLIAQQVAASLAEDIGAVDWSARLIPADRPGHATVIAREAAVVCGQAWFDECFRQVDPAVRVDWRVAEGETVAAGTVLCGIEGLARALLTGERGALNFLQTLSAVATTTRRYVEAVEGTSARVHDTRKTLPGLRLALKYAVRVGGGQNQRMGLYDGILIKENHIAAAGGIAPVMAAARALAPSGVSIQIEVESLAELDQALAAGATAILLDNMSHDDMREAVRRSAGRAELEASGGVELATVRAIAETGVDRISIGRLTKDVQAIDLSMRFAFD; translated from the coding sequence ATGATCCCGCTGCCGCCCGCCCACCTGATCGCCCAGCAAGTCGCCGCCTCGCTCGCCGAGGACATCGGCGCCGTCGACTGGAGCGCCCGCCTGATCCCGGCCGACCGTCCCGGCCACGCGACCGTGATCGCGCGCGAAGCGGCGGTGGTGTGCGGCCAGGCCTGGTTCGACGAATGCTTCCGCCAGGTCGATCCGGCGGTGCGCGTCGACTGGCGCGTGGCCGAGGGCGAAACCGTGGCGGCCGGCACCGTGCTGTGCGGCATCGAAGGCCTGGCGCGCGCGCTGCTGACCGGCGAGCGCGGCGCGCTCAACTTTCTGCAGACGCTGTCGGCGGTCGCCACCACCACCCGGCGCTACGTCGAGGCGGTCGAGGGCACCTCGGCCCGCGTCCACGACACCCGCAAGACCCTGCCGGGCCTGCGGCTGGCGCTGAAGTACGCGGTGCGCGTCGGCGGCGGCCAGAACCAGCGCATGGGGCTGTACGACGGCATCCTGATCAAGGAGAACCACATCGCCGCGGCCGGCGGCATTGCCCCGGTGATGGCGGCCGCGCGCGCGCTGGCGCCGAGCGGGGTGAGCATCCAGATCGAGGTGGAGAGCCTGGCCGAGCTCGACCAGGCGCTGGCCGCCGGCGCCACGGCGATCCTGCTCGACAACATGAGCCACGACGACATGCGCGAGGCGGTGCGCCGCAGCGCCGGCCGCGCCGAGCTCGAGGCGAGCGGCGGGGTGGAGCTGGCGACCGTGCGCGCGATCGCCGAGACCGGGGTGGACCGCATCTCGATCGGCCGGCTGACCAAGGACGTGCAGGCGATCGACCTGTCGATGCGCTTCGCCTTCGATTGA
- the pstS gene encoding phosphate ABC transporter substrate-binding protein PstS, which translates to MQYILRRPVLAALAAMLAPSLLAASLSGAGSTFAEPLYQRWGELYRQQGGAEVAYAGVGSGEGVKRIAAKQVDFGGSDEPLKRAELDEKGLRQFPVAMGAIVPAVNLPGVPDGALKLNADVLAGIYTGRIKRWTDAAILNLNDEIAPKIPDLPVKPVFRSDASGSTFVFSYYLSARSADWKKGPGVGKQLAGLAGSGGQGSGGVVERVRAVPGSIGYVEFGRALKDKLNVAQLPNRVGTFVKASAASIQAAAQFEAEKLLYAGDPDFYLVLADSDTYAGWPMATATFALLPRGKEALKTLDFLLWGYRNGDAALRELGYVALPESMKIGVRKAWSRQYGFKAGA; encoded by the coding sequence TTGCAATATATTCTCCGCCGGCCCGTGCTGGCCGCCTTGGCTGCGATGCTGGCGCCGAGCCTGCTGGCGGCCTCGCTCAGCGGCGCCGGCTCGACCTTCGCCGAACCGCTGTACCAGCGCTGGGGCGAGCTCTACCGCCAGCAGGGCGGCGCCGAGGTGGCTTACGCCGGCGTGGGCTCGGGCGAGGGCGTCAAGCGCATCGCGGCCAAGCAGGTCGACTTCGGCGGCTCGGACGAGCCGCTCAAACGCGCCGAGCTCGACGAGAAGGGCCTGCGCCAGTTCCCGGTGGCGATGGGCGCGATCGTGCCGGCGGTGAACCTGCCCGGCGTGCCGGACGGCGCGCTCAAGCTCAACGCCGACGTCCTGGCCGGCATCTACACCGGCCGCATCAAGCGCTGGACCGACGCCGCCATCCTCAACCTCAACGACGAGATCGCGCCGAAGATCCCGGACCTGCCGGTGAAGCCGGTGTTCCGCTCCGACGCCTCGGGCTCGACCTTCGTGTTCAGCTATTACCTGTCCGCGCGCTCGGCCGACTGGAAGAAGGGGCCGGGCGTGGGCAAGCAGCTGGCGGGGCTCGCCGGCAGCGGCGGCCAGGGCAGCGGCGGGGTGGTCGAGCGGGTCAGGGCGGTGCCGGGCTCGATCGGTTACGTCGAATTCGGCCGCGCGCTGAAGGACAAGCTCAACGTGGCGCAACTGCCCAATCGCGTCGGCACCTTCGTCAAGGCCAGCGCGGCCTCGATCCAGGCCGCGGCGCAGTTCGAGGCGGAAAAGCTGCTGTACGCCGGCGACCCGGATTTCTACCTGGTGCTGGCCGACAGCGACACCTACGCCGGCTGGCCGATGGCGACCGCGACCTTCGCGCTGCTGCCGCGCGGCAAGGAGGCGCTGAAGACGCTGGACTTCCTGTTATGGGGCTATCGCAACGGCGACGCTGCGCTGCGCGAGCTCGGCTACGTGGCGCTGCCGGAGTCGATGAAGATCGGTGTGCGCAAGGCGTGGAGTCGCCAGTACGGCTTCAAGGCCGGCGCTTGA
- a CDS encoding Mth938-like domain-containing protein: MKLHAHAPTHLNVFTGYGADHVSINQQRHEGSLIVAPTSIEPWRPASFAELSEDDFAALLALQPEVVLLGTGSRLQFPHPRLTRALMAAHVGVDAMDLSALCRTFNILVAEDRRVVAAVLFG, from the coding sequence ATGAAACTGCACGCCCACGCGCCGACCCACCTCAATGTCTTCACCGGCTACGGCGCCGATCACGTCTCGATCAACCAGCAGCGCCACGAGGGCAGCCTGATCGTGGCGCCGACCTCGATCGAGCCGTGGCGGCCGGCCAGCTTCGCCGAGCTGAGCGAGGACGACTTCGCCGCGCTGCTGGCGCTGCAGCCCGAGGTGGTGCTGCTCGGCACCGGCAGCAGGCTGCAGTTCCCGCATCCGCGCCTGACCCGCGCGCTGATGGCGGCCCACGTCGGCGTCGACGCGATGGACCTGTCGGCGCTGTGCCGCACCTTCAACATCCTGGTGGCGGAAGACCGCCGGGTGGTCGCCGCGGTGCTGTTCGGCTGA